The DNA sequence CTTGTCACTCACGGCATCATCCTTCATCTTTTTCCGGCTTCAGTGGTCGTGACATCCGCTGCCCGAGGAACGCATCGAGCACGGGCGAGAAGTAGCCGCGAACTCGGTCACTTCCCACGATCAGCGCCCTGTCGAGCAGGAGGTTCTGTGACTCGCACGACGTCTCGGGGGCAAGGCAACAGGCGTGGCACGCTGCCAGATTCAGTCCGTCGATACTCTGCGGCTCCGACTCGATGCACACGGGGTCGTTCGGGCACCACGCCGCCTGCTCCAGAGCGCGAACGATCGCCTCGACGAGTAGATCGGGTTCACCCTGCCGAACGAGCCCTCCCAGCGTTCCTTCGATGTCGGATGACGTCGTGTAGATGAAGACGCCGAAGTCACCGTCTGATTCGCAGTAGATCCGCTCACGGATCGAGGCAGCGGTGTAGCCACTTCCGAATGTCAGTTCGCGCATGAGGAGGTGCGCGAACGTGTGGAGCAGCATGTACTCCGGCGACACGACATGCAGGCGTCCGCCGAGCATGGATGCGTTCTGATGACCGAGAACGGTCGAGCCCCGTCCCTGGACCACATCCTGCGCCGCCCAGGCGCTCACCGCCTGCTCGGAGAAACGAAGGAACACTCCCTCTCCGTACCCCTCGATTGCGGGCAGCCATTTGCGCTCATGAGGAGACGTCGGCACAGCCGACACGAGTTCCGCGTCGGGCGTGTACCGGCGGAACCCGATGACGGCTCGCACATCTCGCAGTCGATCCACGAGGACCACGTCGGAGATCAGGTGCGCGAGTTTGTCGCCGGCATCACCGCGATCGGCTCGCAACTTGACCGCGCGGGTCTGGAAGTCCGCAACCGGTGAGCGTTCGGAGATGGCGGCGACGAAGGCTTCGTATTCATCCGCCTGCAGGCTGCTGCGGGTGGCGCGGATATCGGTGACGCCGCCGTCACCCGGGGGGTTCGCGTGTGCCAAGACCGCTGCGACCGGGGTGCCGGTGTCCAGGGCGATCTGAGCGGACAGCATCGCCCGATGCGATTCGTCCGTTGCCGCACGCAACGCGGCGAAGAACGCGTGCGCGCGCAGCTTCGCGAGGTCTACCTCGTCCCGACTGTCGACGATGGGGATGTCGATCGCGCTCAACGTGTCGGCAAAGTGGAGACTCGTGGCACCGCGTTGTTGAGGATCGATCGGCTTGCCGCACAGTCCCCAATCGCGTTCCCAAGGCTGCTTCCCACGGCACGTGAAGCCCTCGACAGCGAAGACGTCTCTCCGCAGCTCGCCGAGCGATCGCCGACGGCCACATCGCTCGCAGCTGACCTGCAGGCTGCTCAGGCCCTCGGCGCGACCTTCCGCCGACTGGAACCGCAGTTTGTCGGATGCCTTGCAGTCGCCATCTGAGCCCCTGTGCAGCCAGTCGACCCACGGGATGTCCGCGATATGACTCTTGGCTGTGCACACGGCGACGAATCGCATCGGCACGAGTCGACCGTCACACCCGGTCTCCCGGCAGACCGGGATTCCCCCCGTCTCCATCGAGCGCGACCACTGGATCATGCGCCGGCAAACCTGACAGAACAACCATGAAGGGAACCGCTCGAACTCGAGTCCGGGGGTCTTCTGGTTCTCGGGCGTGTGAGTGGTCGGCGCCGCCCAAAGGTCGTCGACACCCAGGGCCTCGGCGAGGCGATCCGAGTGCACAGGACGCCTCACCTTGGACGACGGCCACCTGTCGCCCGTCGGCACCATGAACGACTGGCCCAGGATGTCCACGATTGCGCCGGGACCATATGGCGAGACCGTTTCCGACGCCCGCACCGTCTTGACCATCGGCTCAGCCATGACGCTCTCCGTTCGCTCGCACTCGCACCACTTCGTCGACGTTCCTCATCGAGTTCATCACCGGCCATCCGCGTCCCGGGTCGGTGAACTGCCTCATCAGACGCTCGTCCTGATCACGCGACTGGTAGAGCAGCTTCTTGCCCTCCTGTTGAACACGGTTTCGCGCATCCACCCAGTCGAGCACCGCATCATCGATCTCTTGTGCCACGGCATCCTTCTCCCGTTCGTCGGCATACGCGACATGGGCCTTGAGCAGCTCCACGGCCTTCTTGACACCTGCCGAATCAGGGTCGAACAGCGACGCGTCGCTGTTGTCGGACAGATTCGCGCCGTGTCGCACGAGGATCACGAGCGCGGCGCGGAGCGCCCGCCGTCGCGCCTGAAGCGACCACGGGGCGACGCTGGACGGTTCGACGAACCGGTAGTAGGCCTGATGGTAGGAGCCGAACGACTCGAAGACCGACCGGTCGCGGGGCTTGCCCGAGCGGAACATCGTGACGACGAGCCCGGGTGTCTTTCCACGGCCGACTCGGGAAGTCGCCTGGATGTATTCTGACGTCGTCTTGGTGTGGCCGTTCAGAAGCATCACACCCAACCGGCTCACGTCGATGCCGACGGACATGATGTTGGTCGTCGCGAGGGCATCGAGCACTTGAGGGTCGTCGGGCCCCTTCTCGAGACGCTGCAGGAGCGCGATGAGCTCTGCCGAGTCGACGTTGCCATTGAGCTCGTGGACGCCGTCGGAGCCGAGCGAGCGGGCTGATCCTTCGGATTTCTCACGACGGACGAGGTTCGACGGTACGTCGTCGCGGAGGATCGTGACGGTGCGGCCCAACTCGCGCAGGCTGTTGTGGTAGACGACCAGCGTCCAGTACGCGTTCTTCGCCGGGCCAGCGAGGTTGACCGCTTGAGGGGCGTTCAGGAGTTCGGCCGACAACTGACCGACGGCCCAGGACGGCGTGTGCGCCTGGGGCATGATGCCGAGATAGCGGCGGCCGGGCGACTCGGGATCTGGCTCCGAGAAGTAGTTGTCGTCTGCGTCCAGTCCCGACGGCGGGAACGACTCCACCTTCTTCGCCATCAGCTCGCGCACCTGTTTCACCGACGCGCGGGTGGTCGCCG is a window from the Microbacterium lacus genome containing:
- a CDS encoding DUF1998 domain-containing protein; translation: MAEPMVKTVRASETVSPYGPGAIVDILGQSFMVPTGDRWPSSKVRRPVHSDRLAEALGVDDLWAAPTTHTPENQKTPGLEFERFPSWLFCQVCRRMIQWSRSMETGGIPVCRETGCDGRLVPMRFVAVCTAKSHIADIPWVDWLHRGSDGDCKASDKLRFQSAEGRAEGLSSLQVSCERCGRRRSLGELRRDVFAVEGFTCRGKQPWERDWGLCGKPIDPQQRGATSLHFADTLSAIDIPIVDSRDEVDLAKLRAHAFFAALRAATDESHRAMLSAQIALDTGTPVAAVLAHANPPGDGGVTDIRATRSSLQADEYEAFVAAISERSPVADFQTRAVKLRADRGDAGDKLAHLISDVVLVDRLRDVRAVIGFRRYTPDAELVSAVPTSPHERKWLPAIEGYGEGVFLRFSEQAVSAWAAQDVVQGRGSTVLGHQNASMLGGRLHVVSPEYMLLHTFAHLLMRELTFGSGYTAASIRERIYCESDGDFGVFIYTTSSDIEGTLGGLVRQGEPDLLVEAIVRALEQAAWCPNDPVCIESEPQSIDGLNLAACHACCLAPETSCESQNLLLDRALIVGSDRVRGYFSPVLDAFLGQRMSRPLKPEKDEG